From Methylobacterium radiodurans, a single genomic window includes:
- a CDS encoding HNH endonuclease yields MAFACTDVGTTPRTRLTDSEKLELYEAQQGLCPLCGRVMVQGEALTDEHMRALGLGGSNDPDNRAIVHRACALAKTHGPEGDLALTAKAKRRKRRGLGFVTPKRPMPGSKASGVSRGLDGLTRCRRTGRVLSHPSVIDVRSL; encoded by the coding sequence GTGGCCTTCGCCTGCACCGACGTCGGCACCACGCCCCGCACCCGGCTCACCGACAGCGAGAAGCTCGAGCTTTACGAGGCGCAACAGGGGCTCTGCCCGCTCTGCGGCCGCGTCATGGTCCAGGGCGAGGCCCTGACCGACGAGCACATGCGCGCCCTCGGCCTCGGCGGCTCGAACGATCCGGACAACCGCGCGATCGTCCACCGGGCCTGTGCGCTCGCCAAGACCCACGGTCCGGAGGGCGACCTTGCCCTGACGGCTAAGGCCAAGCGCCGGAAGCGTCGCGGCCTCGGCTTCGTCACCCCGAAGCGCCCTATGCCCGGCTCCAAGGCCTCTGGCGTCAGCCGTGGCCTCGATGGTCTCACCCGCTGCCGGCGCACCGGCCGCGTCCTCTCCCACCCCTCTGTGATCGACGTGAGGTCGCTGTGA
- a CDS encoding site-specific integrase → MQLSSEAYAVEPNKTERAALASTCRRLQAEAKEWLSGQHNPPKARYDGTLKSLMDLYQVHELSPFHAITAETRRSYVYNLGVLTKRVGARRLDRVTGEDLLRWHREFAKPSKLGGKPRIRFAHALMTMVRIVLKFGKVLNIADARALRSVMDDMEFATAPQREAFIAPEQVEAVRAVAHKRGLPSIALATALMFEAVLRQKDVIGEWVADATADPAGALTDRGRVWGTGLRWGEHVDPRTLIMIKPTSKSRGRRSAEHDLSLMPMVVAELAHVPALKRIGPMIVCETTGRPWRARHFREIWRECAREAGVPDEVWCMDARAGGITEGSDAGADIAHLSKTATHTNTVTTSRYNRDALSKSRKVAELRVLSRRAR, encoded by the coding sequence GTGCAACTGAGTTCCGAGGCCTACGCGGTCGAGCCGAACAAGACCGAGCGCGCGGCGCTGGCCTCGACCTGCCGGCGATTGCAGGCCGAGGCGAAGGAGTGGCTGTCGGGCCAGCACAACCCGCCGAAGGCCCGCTACGACGGCACGCTGAAGTCCCTGATGGACCTCTACCAGGTGCACGAGCTGAGCCCGTTCCACGCCATCACGGCCGAGACACGGCGGAGCTACGTTTACAATCTCGGCGTGCTGACGAAGCGGGTCGGCGCCCGGCGGCTCGATCGGGTGACAGGCGAGGATCTGTTGCGCTGGCACCGCGAGTTCGCGAAGCCGAGCAAGCTAGGGGGCAAGCCGCGGATCCGCTTCGCCCACGCCCTGATGACGATGGTTCGGATCGTGCTGAAGTTCGGCAAGGTGCTCAACATCGCCGACGCGCGAGCGCTCCGGTCCGTCATGGACGACATGGAGTTCGCGACCGCGCCGCAGCGGGAGGCCTTCATCGCTCCGGAGCAGGTCGAGGCTGTGCGCGCCGTCGCGCACAAGCGCGGCCTGCCCTCGATCGCGCTGGCCACCGCCCTGATGTTCGAGGCAGTGCTGCGGCAGAAGGACGTCATCGGCGAGTGGGTTGCCGACGCGACTGCCGATCCGGCGGGCGCGCTGACCGACCGGGGGCGTGTCTGGGGTACGGGTCTGCGCTGGGGGGAACATGTCGATCCGCGCACGCTCATCATGATCAAGCCGACCTCGAAGAGCCGAGGCCGACGCTCGGCCGAGCACGATCTCAGTCTCATGCCCATGGTGGTGGCCGAGCTGGCGCACGTGCCCGCGCTGAAGCGCATCGGCCCGATGATCGTCTGCGAGACGACGGGCCGGCCCTGGCGCGCCCGCCACTTCCGCGAGATCTGGCGCGAGTGCGCACGCGAGGCCGGCGTGCCGGATGAGGTGTGGTGCATGGACGCCCGCGCAGGCGGCATCACCGAAGGGTCGGACGCGGGGGCGGACATCGCGCATCTCAGCAAGACCGCAACGCACACCAACACGGTGACGACGAGCCGCTACAACCGGGATGCCCTGTCGAAGTCCAGAAAGGTGGCTGAGCTGCGAGTTCTGAGCAGGAGGGCGAGATGA
- a CDS encoding GIY-YIG nuclease family protein has product MRETLNLEWRQRKAGVVAYWVCPRAKAAQGFTPRTVQLWSGLDKASADLETIRTRCLVLQAELLDWMKRRESRRGLGSKRLGIIYFIRSADLVKIGFTNNLKRRLEAFTTATPQGYEVIGHVSGTALDERLWHARFKKLRVRGEWFRYTDGLAAAIQSAA; this is encoded by the coding sequence ATGAGGGAAACTCTCAATCTGGAGTGGCGCCAGCGGAAAGCTGGTGTCGTCGCCTACTGGGTGTGCCCGCGGGCCAAAGCCGCCCAAGGCTTCACGCCCCGAACCGTCCAGCTGTGGTCAGGTCTCGACAAGGCCTCCGCCGATCTCGAAACGATCCGGACGCGATGCCTCGTGCTGCAGGCCGAGCTTCTCGACTGGATGAAACGAAGGGAGAGCCGGCGCGGTCTTGGGAGCAAACGGCTTGGAATCATCTACTTTATCAGGTCGGCCGACCTCGTGAAGATCGGCTTCACGAACAATCTCAAGCGCCGGCTCGAAGCGTTCACCACCGCAACCCCGCAGGGCTATGAGGTCATCGGCCACGTGTCCGGAACGGCCCTCGACGAGCGGTTGTGGCACGCGCGCTTCAAGAAGCTGAGGGTGCGGGGCGAGTGGTTCCGCTACACGGACGGCCTAGCCGCCGCGATCCAATCGGCCGCGTAG
- a CDS encoding 2-isopropylmalate synthase → MTTTTSGARDRVLIFDTTLRDGEQCPGATMTLDEKLAVAELLDTMGVDIIEAGFPIASNGDFEAVAEIARRSKRAVIAGLARAIPADIARAGEAVRHARAGRIHTFVSTSPIHLAHQMRKSEDEVVEIILKTVAQARDLVDDVEWSAMDATRTGIDYLCRCVEAAIKAGATTINLPDTVGYATPSEYRAMFAAVRERVPNADKAVFSVHCHNDLGLAVANTLAGLEGGARQIECTINGIGERAGNAALEEVVMAIRTRGDVMPFETGIESTLLTRASKLVSHATNFPVQFNKAIVGRNAFAHESGIHQDGMLKNAETYEIMTPASVGLAKTSLVMGKHSGRAAFRSKLGELGLHLTDNQFQDVFERFKALADRKKHVYDEDIEALVDENLATAHDRIRLVSLSVIAGTHGPQRATLKIMVDGRTVTEEADGNGPVDAVFNAIHALVPHEAVLELYQVHAVTEGTDAQAEVSVRLKDGERSVTARGADPDTLVASAKAYLSALNKLSAAARRLHAQAI, encoded by the coding sequence ATGACCACGACCACCTCCGGCGCCCGCGACCGCGTCCTCATCTTCGACACCACCCTGCGCGACGGTGAGCAGTGCCCCGGCGCCACCATGACGCTCGACGAGAAGCTGGCGGTGGCCGAGCTCCTCGACACGATGGGCGTCGACATCATCGAGGCCGGCTTCCCGATCGCCTCGAACGGCGATTTCGAGGCGGTCGCCGAGATCGCCCGGCGCTCCAAGCGCGCGGTGATCGCGGGCCTCGCCCGCGCCATCCCCGCCGACATCGCCCGGGCCGGCGAGGCGGTGCGCCACGCGCGAGCCGGCCGGATCCACACCTTCGTCTCGACCTCGCCGATCCACCTCGCCCACCAGATGCGCAAGAGCGAGGACGAGGTCGTCGAGATCATCCTGAAGACGGTGGCGCAGGCCCGCGACCTCGTCGACGACGTCGAGTGGTCGGCCATGGACGCGACCCGCACCGGGATCGACTACCTGTGCCGCTGCGTTGAGGCGGCGATCAAGGCCGGCGCCACCACGATCAACCTGCCGGACACGGTGGGCTACGCCACGCCGTCCGAGTACCGCGCCATGTTCGCCGCCGTGCGCGAGCGCGTGCCGAACGCCGACAAGGCGGTCTTCTCAGTCCATTGCCACAACGACCTGGGGCTCGCCGTGGCCAACACGCTCGCGGGCCTGGAGGGCGGCGCGCGGCAGATCGAGTGCACCATCAACGGCATCGGCGAGCGGGCCGGCAACGCGGCGCTGGAGGAGGTCGTCATGGCGATCCGCACCCGCGGCGACGTGATGCCCTTCGAGACCGGCATCGAGTCCACGCTCCTGACCCGCGCCTCGAAGCTGGTGAGCCACGCCACGAACTTCCCCGTGCAGTTCAACAAGGCGATCGTCGGCCGCAACGCCTTCGCGCACGAGAGCGGCATCCACCAGGACGGCATGCTCAAGAACGCCGAGACCTACGAGATCATGACCCCGGCCTCGGTCGGCCTCGCCAAGACCTCGCTGGTGATGGGCAAGCATTCGGGCCGCGCCGCCTTCCGCTCGAAGCTCGGCGAACTCGGCCTGCACCTGACCGACAACCAGTTCCAAGACGTGTTCGAGCGCTTCAAGGCCTTGGCCGACCGCAAGAAGCACGTCTACGACGAGGACATCGAGGCGCTGGTGGACGAGAACCTCGCCACGGCCCACGACCGCATCCGCCTCGTCTCGCTCTCGGTGATCGCCGGCACGCACGGCCCGCAGCGCGCCACGCTGAAGATCATGGTCGACGGGCGCACCGTGACGGAGGAGGCCGACGGCAACGGGCCGGTGGACGCGGTGTTCAACGCCATCCACGCCCTCGTCCCGCACGAGGCGGTGCTGGAACTCTATCAGGTCCACGCCGTGACCGAGGGCACGGACGCGCAGGCCGAGGTCTCGGTGCGGCTGAAGGACGGCGAGCGCAGCGTCACGGCGCGCGGCGCCGACCCGGACACGCTGGTGGCCTCGGCCAAGGCCTATCTCTCGGCCCTGAACAAGCTCTCGGCGGCGGCCCGGCGGCTGCACGCACAGGCGATCTGA
- a CDS encoding SlyX family protein: MSDEARLTRLEMRLSEQDATIEDLNRVVTEQWRLIDRLTRQVAALHEQVETVAERVPRGPEPPPPHY; the protein is encoded by the coding sequence ATGAGCGACGAGGCCCGCCTCACCCGCCTCGAGATGCGCCTGAGCGAGCAGGACGCCACGATCGAGGACCTGAACCGCGTCGTCACCGAGCAGTGGCGCCTGATCGACCGCCTCACCCGGCAGGTCGCCGCCCTGCACGAGCAGGTGGAGACCGTGGCCGAGCGCGTGCCCCGTGGGCCGGAGCCGCCCCCGCCGCATTACTGA
- a CDS encoding GGDEF domain-containing protein has translation MQLDITTLLIVTFVLTVMVGILFLFAWRQQRETPALLIWGLAHLLGALGSAGLALRGLIPDSLSIVLANAAILTGYGLIWSGVEAFEGRRFRPLLAFGGALVWLALCCLPAFYAAIGARVVVASALAAAYCTASALALRAGRAEPLPSRTVTALVLAAYAACYALRIPAAVLVPFRETRNPLQSGWVTGLCFAAMLFTLAIAFGFIALVKERAEHRQRIAASTDGLTGVANRRAFVAEAEARLARGEPVALLLFDLDHFKAVNDTHGHAVGDAVLVAFCALARALMPEAVIGRLGGEEFACLIADDGPAAVLARAERVRGAFAAVALPELPELRLAVSAGVARAAGGAFDTLMRRADNALYAAKRAGRDRVVAAPLPRAA, from the coding sequence ATGCAGCTCGACATCACGACCCTGCTGATCGTGACCTTCGTGCTGACCGTCATGGTCGGCATCCTGTTCCTGTTCGCGTGGCGCCAGCAGCGAGAGACCCCGGCCCTGCTGATCTGGGGGCTCGCCCATCTCCTCGGCGCGCTCGGCTCGGCCGGCCTCGCCCTGCGGGGCCTGATCCCGGATTCACTCTCGATCGTCCTCGCCAACGCCGCGATCCTCACCGGCTACGGCCTGATCTGGAGCGGCGTCGAGGCCTTCGAGGGGCGCCGCTTCCGGCCTCTCCTCGCCTTCGGCGGTGCGCTCGTCTGGCTCGCGCTCTGCTGCCTGCCCGCCTTCTACGCCGCGATCGGCGCGCGGGTGGTCGTCGCCTCGGCGCTTGCCGCCGCCTACTGCACGGCCAGCGCCCTCGCCCTCCGGGCGGGGCGCGCCGAACCCCTGCCCTCGCGCACCGTGACCGCGCTGGTGCTCGCCGCCTACGCCGCCTGCTACGCCCTGCGCATCCCGGCGGCGGTGCTGGTCCCCTTCCGGGAGACCCGAAACCCGCTCCAGTCCGGCTGGGTGACAGGCCTCTGCTTCGCCGCCATGCTGTTCACGCTCGCGATCGCCTTCGGCTTCATCGCCCTGGTGAAGGAGCGGGCCGAGCACCGGCAGCGGATCGCCGCCTCGACCGACGGGCTGACCGGCGTCGCCAACCGGCGCGCCTTCGTGGCCGAGGCCGAGGCGCGGCTCGCCCGCGGCGAGCCGGTCGCCCTGCTGCTGTTCGACCTCGATCACTTCAAGGCCGTCAACGACACGCACGGCCACGCGGTGGGGGATGCGGTGCTCGTCGCCTTCTGCGCGCTCGCCCGCGCGCTCATGCCCGAGGCCGTGATCGGCCGGCTCGGCGGCGAGGAATTCGCCTGCCTGATCGCCGACGACGGCCCGGCCGCGGTGCTCGCCCGGGCCGAGCGGGTGCGCGGCGCCTTCGCGGCGGTCGCCCTGCCGGAACTGCCCGAGTTGCGCCTCGCCGTCAGCGCCGGCGTCGCGCGGGCGGCGGGCGGGGCCTTCGACACGCTGATGCGCCGGGCCGACAACGCCCTCTACGCGGCCAAGCGCGCCGGCCGCGACCGCGTGGTGGCCGCTCCCCTGCCCCGCGCGGCGTGA
- a CDS encoding DUF3775 domain-containing protein, whose protein sequence is MDIAVDKVSEMIVRLRAVEVKEGPTDPDSGSNAIDDGATDVLVGGTDDQTEREIRDVLAGLNDDERADLLALLYVGRGDMEPEEWADAVRFARDREAAGEGAARELLGVPNASDLLSEGLDRLGIAQDLPED, encoded by the coding sequence ATGGATATCGCCGTCGACAAGGTCAGCGAGATGATCGTGCGCCTGAGGGCCGTCGAGGTGAAGGAGGGGCCGACCGACCCGGATTCGGGCTCGAACGCGATCGACGACGGCGCCACCGACGTGCTGGTCGGCGGCACCGACGACCAGACCGAGCGGGAGATCCGCGACGTGTTGGCCGGCCTCAACGACGACGAGCGGGCCGACCTCCTGGCCCTGCTCTATGTCGGCCGCGGCGACATGGAACCGGAGGAGTGGGCCGACGCGGTGCGCTTCGCCCGCGACCGCGAGGCCGCAGGGGAGGGCGCCGCGCGCGAACTGCTCGGCGTTCCGAACGCCAGCGACCTGCTGTCCGAGGGGCTCGACCGGCTGGGGATCGCCCAGGATTTGCCGGAGGATTGA
- a CDS encoding alpha/beta fold hydrolase, giving the protein MVETDFRTIDLPGARIHLAEAGPAGGPPVILLHGFPEFWYGWRHQIGPLAEAGFRLAVPDQRGYNLSSRPEGIAAYHLDRLAADVAALADALGHARFRLIGHDWGGLVAWWVASLYPDRVERLAILNAPHPGIVGPYARRHPGQWLRSLYVALFQIPRLPERRLLADDGAVLRRALADTARPGTFTAAELDRYAEAWARPGAMTAMLNWYRALRLPRRPAPRVRAPTLILWGRRDHALQSGLAEASLALCDRGRVQWFPGATHWLQHEEPAAVNAALIAFLRAG; this is encoded by the coding sequence ATGGTGGAGACCGATTTCCGGACGATCGATCTGCCGGGCGCGCGCATCCACCTCGCCGAAGCAGGACCGGCTGGCGGGCCGCCCGTGATCCTGCTGCACGGCTTTCCGGAGTTCTGGTACGGCTGGCGCCACCAGATCGGCCCGCTCGCGGAAGCCGGCTTCCGGCTCGCGGTGCCGGACCAGCGCGGCTACAACCTGAGTTCCCGGCCGGAGGGGATCGCCGCCTACCACCTCGACCGGCTCGCCGCCGACGTCGCGGCGCTCGCCGATGCGCTGGGCCACGCCCGCTTCCGCCTCATCGGGCACGATTGGGGCGGGCTCGTCGCGTGGTGGGTGGCGAGCCTCTATCCCGACAGGGTCGAGCGGCTGGCGATCCTCAACGCGCCGCATCCCGGCATCGTCGGACCTTACGCCCGGCGCCATCCCGGGCAGTGGCTGCGCAGCCTCTACGTCGCCCTGTTCCAGATCCCCCGCCTGCCCGAGCGGCGGCTTCTGGCCGACGACGGCGCGGTGCTGCGGCGGGCGCTGGCCGACACCGCGCGGCCCGGCACCTTCACGGCCGCCGAACTCGACCGCTACGCCGAGGCCTGGGCACGACCCGGCGCCATGACGGCGATGCTGAACTGGTACCGGGCGCTGCGCCTGCCCCGGCGTCCCGCCCCCCGGGTGCGCGCCCCGACCCTAATCCTCTGGGGCCGGCGCGACCACGCCCTGCAATCCGGCCTCGCCGAGGCGAGCCTCGCGCTCTGCGACCGGGGGCGCGTCCAGTGGTTCCCCGGGGCAACCCACTGGCTCCAGCACGAGGAGCCGGCGGCGGTGAACGCCGCCCTGATCGCGTTCCTGCGCGCGGGCTGA
- a CDS encoding sensor histidine kinase, producing MALIGPGLLFTGILLMRYAAAERARFEQDARENVRGIALSVDRDTAGLVSVLQTLATSPRLKAGDFEAFDAQARLVRDAIELDIVLRKPDGQQLVNTGVKRGAPLPMTPMPFDAEVASGSQRAMVSGFLAGATPDQAGYAVAVPVQVDGEVTYILGFRAPLSRLQGILAREVVEGWTTGISDRDQRVLARLPDPAAVVGRPRLATLRQVQSDTPGVWEGKDRQHRPVVVVEARSRLTGWTVGASIPKSLVDARTRRWTWAFGGFGLLVLATSSLLAVNLWSRVSRPLRQLAASGPALARGQAIPRIASPVHEIRRLGDVLSDASLRLRTREAERDRALDETRRGLSALRESEARFRHMADSAPALIWMTDERAEVSFVNMHFDHLFGIPAAELADAGWHRIVHPDDLESFSATFADAFAARQTFRTEMRVIDRDGATRWLRCEGVPRLDDAGRFLGYTGCNVDITEAKLAEEHLLLLIHELNHRVKNTLATVQSIASQSLRGLDGPAADAARAAFEARLLALARVHDVLTRESWEGAELGTVVADAIRPLDASEPGRSRFDVEGPPLRLPPRVALSIAMALHELGTNAVKYGALSNESGRVSIAWSVARGPETRLTLRWSESGGPPVTKPTRTGFGSRLIERGLARELAGEVQLAYEAAGVVCTIAAPVPPPSLLERKAGATPPPRIAPLPMPG from the coding sequence GTGGCGCTGATCGGGCCCGGCCTCCTGTTCACCGGGATCCTGCTGATGCGCTACGCCGCGGCCGAGCGCGCTCGTTTCGAGCAGGACGCGCGCGAGAACGTGCGCGGCATCGCCCTCTCGGTCGATCGCGACACCGCCGGCCTCGTCTCGGTGCTGCAGACGCTGGCCACCTCGCCGCGGCTCAAGGCCGGCGACTTCGAGGCCTTCGACGCGCAGGCGCGCCTCGTGCGCGACGCCATCGAGCTCGACATCGTGCTGCGGAAGCCGGACGGGCAGCAGCTCGTCAACACCGGCGTGAAACGCGGTGCGCCGCTACCCATGACCCCGATGCCCTTCGACGCCGAGGTCGCGAGCGGTAGCCAACGCGCGATGGTCTCGGGGTTCCTCGCCGGGGCGACGCCCGACCAGGCAGGCTACGCCGTGGCGGTGCCGGTGCAGGTTGACGGCGAGGTGACCTACATCCTGGGCTTCCGGGCGCCGCTCTCGCGGCTGCAGGGCATCCTCGCCCGCGAGGTGGTGGAGGGCTGGACCACCGGCATCTCCGACCGCGACCAGCGGGTGCTCGCCCGCCTGCCCGATCCCGCCGCCGTGGTGGGTCGCCCGCGGCTCGCCACGCTCCGCCAGGTGCAGAGCGACACGCCCGGCGTCTGGGAGGGCAAGGACCGTCAGCACCGGCCGGTGGTGGTGGTCGAGGCGCGCTCGCGGCTGACAGGCTGGACGGTCGGTGCCAGCATCCCCAAGAGTCTGGTCGACGCGCGCACCCGCCGCTGGACCTGGGCCTTCGGCGGCTTCGGGCTCCTCGTCCTCGCCACCTCCTCGCTGCTCGCCGTGAACCTCTGGTCGCGGGTCTCGCGGCCCCTGCGCCAGCTCGCTGCCTCCGGACCCGCCCTGGCGCGGGGGCAGGCCATCCCCCGCATCGCCTCGCCGGTGCACGAGATCCGCCGCCTCGGCGACGTCCTCTCGGACGCCTCTCTGCGCCTGCGCACCCGCGAGGCGGAGCGCGACCGGGCGCTCGACGAGACCCGGCGCGGCCTCTCGGCGCTGCGCGAGAGCGAGGCCCGCTTCCGCCACATGGCCGATTCCGCACCGGCCCTGATCTGGATGACGGACGAGCGGGCCGAGGTCAGCTTCGTCAACATGCATTTCGACCACCTCTTCGGCATCCCGGCGGCGGAACTCGCGGATGCCGGCTGGCACCGCATCGTCCACCCGGACGACCTCGAGAGCTTCTCCGCCACCTTCGCGGACGCCTTCGCGGCCCGTCAGACCTTCCGCACGGAGATGCGGGTGATCGACCGCGACGGGGCGACGCGCTGGCTGCGCTGCGAGGGCGTGCCGCGCCTCGACGATGCGGGCCGCTTCCTCGGCTACACCGGCTGCAACGTCGACATCACCGAAGCCAAGCTCGCCGAGGAGCACCTCTTGCTCCTGATCCACGAGCTGAACCACCGGGTGAAGAACACGCTCGCCACCGTGCAGTCGATCGCCAGCCAGTCCCTGCGCGGCCTCGACGGCCCGGCGGCGGACGCGGCGCGCGCGGCCTTCGAGGCGCGGCTGCTCGCGCTCGCCCGCGTCCACGACGTGCTCACCCGCGAGAGCTGGGAGGGCGCGGAACTCGGCACCGTGGTGGCCGACGCGATCCGCCCGCTCGACGCGAGCGAGCCCGGCCGCTCGCGCTTCGACGTGGAGGGGCCGCCCCTGCGCCTGCCGCCGCGGGTCGCCCTCTCGATCGCCATGGCGCTGCACGAGCTCGGCACCAACGCGGTCAAGTACGGCGCCCTGTCGAACGAGAGCGGACGCGTCTCCATCGCATGGTCGGTCGCGCGCGGGCCCGAGACCCGCCTGACCCTGCGCTGGTCCGAGAGCGGCGGCCCCCCGGTCACGAAGCCCACCCGCACCGGCTTCGGATCGCGCCTGATCGAGCGGGGACTGGCGCGCGAGCTCGCCGGCGAGGTGCAGCTCGCCTACGAGGCGGCGGGCGTCGTCTGCACCATCGCGGCGCCCGTGCCGCCGCCGAGCCTCCTGGAGCGCAAGGCGGGCGCGACGCCGCCGCCGCGCATCGCGCCGCTGCCGATGCCGGGGTGA
- a CDS encoding SelT/SelW/SelH family protein → MEPQETPAVALPEPRPAGPRIAITYCTRCNWLLRAAWMAQELLSTFRDDLGEVALVPATGGAFSIAVGEEVVWERVRDGGFPDVKALKQRVRDRLDPGRDLGHIDR, encoded by the coding sequence ATGGAGCCTCAGGAGACACCGGCGGTCGCCCTACCCGAGCCCCGCCCTGCGGGACCGCGCATCGCCATCACCTACTGCACCCGCTGCAACTGGCTGCTGCGGGCGGCCTGGATGGCGCAGGAGCTGCTGTCGACCTTCCGGGACGACCTCGGCGAGGTGGCCTTGGTCCCGGCGACGGGGGGCGCCTTCAGCATCGCGGTCGGCGAGGAGGTTGTGTGGGAGCGCGTGCGCGACGGGGGCTTCCCGGACGTCAAAGCCTTGAAGCAGCGCGTGCGCGACCGCCTCGACCCGGGTCGCGATCTCGGTCATATCGACCGCTGA
- a CDS encoding efflux RND transporter periplasmic adaptor subunit, which produces MKAHGDARDIPPPPRKGPFLLAGLVVLGLVGWGGYGHWRRAEAAAETQRKVKSFVPRLRTASATRTDKPMDLTLPGEIQAYARAAIAARATGYVAERRVDLGSRVRAGDVLLRIAAPDLDQQLAQAEAQVGQMRAQLLQARAQVDQARANVNLANATNSRTSTLATQGWASRQTADNTQASVLSQTANLAAAEAGVKVAEANLKAQEATVDRLKALTGFKDVVAPFDGVVTARSVEVGDLVRADGGGTPLLSMDRDDVLRISVNVPQNAAVGVKPGVEAAIRVPQIPDRTFRGEVERSSVALLTASRTLTTQVDVPNPDGALRAGLYVYVTLQIPRVEPGVTLPSEALVFNQRGTQVALAGEDGRVAWRTVRVKRDFGQTIEVDQGLDGRERVVLSPPADLRDGQPYERGDEPERDRPMQAATR; this is translated from the coding sequence ATGAAGGCCCACGGCGACGCGCGCGATATCCCGCCCCCTCCGCGCAAGGGGCCCTTCCTGCTGGCGGGGCTCGTGGTGCTTGGGCTCGTGGGCTGGGGCGGCTACGGCCACTGGCGCCGGGCTGAGGCCGCTGCCGAGACCCAGCGCAAGGTGAAGAGCTTCGTGCCGCGGCTGCGCACCGCCTCAGCGACGCGCACCGACAAGCCGATGGACCTGACCCTGCCGGGCGAGATCCAGGCCTATGCCCGCGCGGCGATCGCGGCGCGCGCCACCGGCTACGTCGCCGAGCGCCGGGTCGATCTGGGCTCGCGGGTGAGGGCCGGCGACGTGCTGCTGCGCATCGCCGCCCCCGACCTCGACCAGCAGCTCGCCCAGGCGGAGGCGCAGGTTGGGCAGATGCGGGCGCAGCTGCTCCAGGCGAGGGCGCAGGTCGATCAGGCCCGCGCCAACGTGAACCTCGCCAACGCCACGAACAGCCGCACCTCGACGCTGGCGACGCAAGGATGGGCCTCGCGCCAGACGGCCGACAACACCCAGGCCAGCGTGCTGAGCCAGACCGCCAACCTCGCCGCCGCCGAGGCCGGTGTGAAGGTCGCTGAGGCGAACCTGAAGGCCCAGGAGGCGACCGTCGACCGCCTCAAGGCGCTCACCGGGTTCAAGGACGTGGTCGCGCCCTTCGATGGCGTGGTCACCGCCCGCAGCGTCGAGGTCGGCGATCTCGTCCGGGCCGATGGCGGCGGCACGCCGCTCCTCAGCATGGATCGGGACGACGTGCTGCGCATCAGCGTCAACGTCCCCCAGAACGCGGCAGTCGGCGTGAAGCCCGGCGTCGAGGCCGCGATCCGGGTGCCGCAGATCCCCGACCGCACATTCCGCGGAGAGGTCGAGCGCTCATCCGTCGCGCTCCTCACCGCCTCCCGCACCCTGACGACGCAGGTGGACGTGCCGAACCCGGACGGCGCGCTGCGGGCCGGCCTCTACGTTTACGTCACGCTGCAGATCCCCCGGGTCGAGCCGGGCGTCACCCTCCCGTCCGAGGCGCTGGTGTTCAACCAGCGCGGCACGCAGGTGGCGCTGGCCGGTGAGGATGGGCGGGTCGCGTGGCGCACCGTCCGGGTCAAGCGCGATTTCGGCCAGACCATCGAGGTTGATCAGGGCCTCGACGGGCGCGAGCGCGTGGTGCTGAGCCCGCCGGCAGACCTGCGCGACGGCCAGCCCTACGAGCGCGGCGACGAGCCGGAGCGCGACCGGCCCATGCAGGCGGCGACGCGATGA
- a CDS encoding MaoC family dehydratase: MTASPLRGPDPGPCDPAPPDAAAFLAGLRARTGTEVGASAWTLVDQARIDRFAEATGDRQFVHVDPVRAATETPFGGTVAHGYLTLSLLGGAVGEVLPAHPCVRAVLNMAADKVRFLAPVRVDTRVRAVFTLTGVSALPEGKAALRLGAAVQAEGGEPGRPVLTAELTLMLVLDETAGADT; encoded by the coding sequence ATGACCGCGTCCCCCCTCCGTGGGCCCGATCCCGGACCTTGCGATCCCGCGCCCCCGGACGCGGCGGCGTTCCTCGCCGGGCTTCGGGCCCGGACCGGGACCGAGGTCGGGGCGTCCGCCTGGACGCTCGTGGACCAGGCGCGGATCGACCGCTTCGCCGAGGCCACTGGGGACCGCCAGTTCGTCCACGTCGATCCGGTGCGGGCGGCGACCGAGACGCCCTTCGGCGGAACGGTGGCGCACGGCTACCTCACGCTGTCGCTGCTCGGCGGCGCGGTCGGCGAGGTCCTACCGGCGCACCCTTGTGTGCGGGCCGTGCTGAACATGGCGGCCGACAAGGTGCGCTTCCTCGCCCCCGTCCGGGTGGACACGCGCGTCCGCGCGGTCTTCACCCTCACCGGGGTCAGCGCGCTGCCGGAGGGCAAGGCGGCGCTGCGGCTCGGGGCTGCGGTTCAGGCGGAGGGGGGCGAGCCGGGCAGGCCGGTTCTCACCGCGGAGCTGACCCTGATGCTCGTCCTGGACGAGACGGCAGGCGCCGACACATGA